Within the Arachis duranensis cultivar V14167 chromosome 10, aradu.V14167.gnm2.J7QH, whole genome shotgun sequence genome, the region AAGATATTTTGCTTTGCTTTctacatctttttttcttttttgacaACGATGGAAGATACTTATTATTCACTAATTTTCTGTATAGCTGGCTATATCCACCGTTGATGTCCAATTGTAATATACTCGAAATTTTTACTTAATTATCCGCCCTATTTTAtaaggaaaataaggaaaatactgtttgtatactaaaattaactaccaatgtatttgtgtataattatatatgtgatttaatttatttttaatgtgtatttttttatactgTGGCTAActttagtggctgattttagtatacacaTAACATAACCCATTTTATAATTGTGTCCAGTGTATTTTTGTccttaaacaataaaatatatgagTTAATATTCAGTTGCCCGCTAGAAAGGTAGATCAGATGGTTGGCGGGTCGAGAGCAACGAGCTTTATGGAGAGGCGTTGTTCTGAGCGTCGGTGGGTCTGCGGGTAGGACCACTTGCAAGGACACTCCGATGTTAAAGTAAGCGTCCGTACAATGAAGCGATTGATTAGGGTAAGTATGACGTATCTTTGGAGAGGAGTAGGTCCCTTCCCATTTATACCTCGTACTTCGGGTGAATCCTTTGTCCTAGGTCCATTCATCTAGAAGTTTCTGCTTGCTATCAAAGTCTCCATCAAAGTGTGAGGCGACATGCGGGTCGACAACTCATCGGGTTGACAGTCCGTATGGTAGACTTTCAGTCTTTGTTGGACTGAGTCAGAACAATTAACATTCTAAATTTTACAATAGATGTTCCACTAAACAtgagaatatttttttggtgactaaacataacacaaagaaaaaagacCTAAGAAAAAGAGTAGTACTCTTCTCTAATAATAACGTCTAAATTATTAGGAGGCAGTAACCACTCTAGATACACCTGCATATTTAAAACAGTAGTCTTAGTCATTAAATCAGCTGCTCTGTTTGCTGTTCGTTGGATGAGCACTAAAGTAGCTGTCCAATTGCGCTGGAgcatctctttgattttgttaAGCAGATCAGAGTCATTCCTAATCATGTTGGTTGTGCCTCGCGAAACAAGAAGAAACGCATCAAGATTATCAGTTTCACAtatgacctctttgcactcacaATCTCAAGCCATAACAAGCCCTCTCCAAATAGCATGAAGCTCACAACAGAGAACACTAGAAGGAGGTATACTGACAGAACAACCTTTTATCCAAATTTCCATGCTATCTCTAATAATACATCCAAAGCCAGCTAATTGCTCATTTTCAAAAACGCTTGCATCGCAGTTCACTTTACAGACAATCATTGGAGGTGGTTCCCAGTTATATttcaaagaagaaggaataataTGTTTTTGGTTGATAACAACATTAGAGAAATCTCGAGCAGCATGTTTAACTAAATGAACAATTTTCTCCTTACTCCATGGATCATCTTGGTGGAAGATGTCATTGTTCCTATCCCTCCAAATCCACCAAAAGGCTGCTGCAAAGAGAAACTCATTTTTGTTGAGGTTAGAACGAATCCAAGACACAAAATCCAAACTAGAGTCATCAGCGGTCATTCCCAAATTTAAGCTAATCCAAATCTGACAAGCTTTTTGGCAAGTCCTAAAGTAGTGGTTAATATCCTCTAGAGCAAAATAACATCTCTGACAAAAATCAGAAGTAGAAATACCTCTTTGAAACCGGTAACTAGCTGTGGGAACTCCGTTGTTGAGGCAAAGTCAGAGCAGACACTTTATCTTCTCCGGAATTCTCAAGcgccaaagccaaagccaattttcattatcattccagccaaatttcttcttcaatagCCATTCATACCCGCTTTTAGTCGAGTAGGTGAGAGTATTTGAGTTTGTCCAAAACCAACCTGTTTTATCTCCTGCCTGCTTGATAGGATCAAAGAGCATCAAATCAAGTTTAACTTTTTCCGGAATCATTGTGCAAAGAATATCCCACCGCCAATGCCCATGATGCCAGACATCTTCTAACTTCAAGTGAGAATCAGAAATGTGCACAAAAGGAACCAAAGGAGCTAGCGTTCCACATGGTCGCCAAACATGATACCAAAAGGATTGAGACATCCTATCTGTACACCAATCAAAACCATCACGAAACTTTTCTATTGtcttataaaaatatcaaaatatcaaatttaattttaaataaaaaatataagaaaggaatttagaaaataatatttaaaaaaaatcaaatacacgAATTACTTATCTCTAGGAAAAGgattaatctttaaaattaaagaaattgtttatttcttttaaaagttattatgtTCAAAACTAAActgatcaacaataataattttttcccATCTTGTAAATATGCGTTTTACCTATCATTGACAGATTTCTTTGAAGAGTCAAAGATAAAAACTTTTTTCATATCTTAGttttattatgaaaattatTAATGAACCCTAAAGGCAATTTCACCTTGAAGCAAATGCCTAgtagtattttaaaattttacatattcTTTAATAAAGAAAATGTCAGGACCAATACTTTTCATTACttctttaataatataatatcattCTACTTTCATTAACTTTAAagttgtatataaaaaattgttaaaattaattaagttcaGTTCATTATTAGTTTTAAAGGATGTCTATAAATATTTTTCGATCCTTGTATATCTCTTTATTGACTATTGATGATATATTTAGTTGAAAcagaactaaaaatatttttgtttaacaaTAACAAACAATAGTGGCAGTAGTAGTAATATAAAAGAAACCAAAATATAATCCAAAGTCCATTGATAAAGTAAATTGCAAAGTTCGAAGATGTCATATGAGCAATGGAAATAGGATTGTTAGCAATGAAGGATGATGTCGTAATTCCCATGGCCATGTATAAATGCAGGACTTCATCAACACGACCATGACTCTTAGTCTATAGATTAGAATTCTCGTAATAATGGTAACATGTAACTAACATGGGacatgattattttaataaaatctctaataattttttgtcaTCATCATCTATCTCAATATGAATTTGGGATAGTAACAATGATAAATTTCAATACTTTTGtcttttattaatattgataaagtccatacttttttttttaatttgaacaaacgattttaattttattttgtttttgtaacAACCTACTGCTGGCATATAATTATCATAATGTAAAACCAACACATAATCATTTAACATGATTGTAGTTACTATTGAAAAAATATGTTTCATATGAAATCTCTCCTAATACAACtgttttcaataataaaaattataaaatacatgttacctacgaatttaactaaaaataaatttataaatatattgaaacatgcactaatttttatatttaacataACATATAGAAGttattttttttgagttttatttagaattagtaatttttgtaagtagaatatttttttggtgacttttgTAAGTAGAATATAATAACTTTATATACATTTTGAAGacactttttatttaatttccttcTTCAAAGCATCGTGATTTCTCTCTTTTGTTTTCTAAAATATCACAAGTACTCTTTTATTTGGTATTTATCTACCAAATTGATTTTTTCCATGTCTGGCCACTTTGAGAATTTTCACATAGGAAATTAAACCAAGTTTGCACTTGACgtagaattaattaataatattaatcaatCGATAAATTAACATGCACCAAACAAAGGTGTTTTTTTATGGTGCTTATTAATATTtccttataaaattttaaaataaagaggTGAGTTCCACTTTACATTTTatctctattttaaataaattagacaaaaattttgtaagtacaaaaaattcttcttaaacaaaaataaatatattattttcaagAGAATAAATGAAAACTATTTATGTAATACAGAAAgagataaattaaaagaaaatattaaaatttttaatataaaaatataagtattattattttaagtaAAATTCAACCATAAATATTCTCTGTGCGTGAAACCTCAGATttggtttaatttaattatacttTATACTAGTGTTAATAGATTTTTATATGctattattattactactatATTAGTTACCAGAAGTCTCTAATTTAGGGATGTCAATAGGACTGGGTGGGGACTAGAAATGCCTCTCTATTCTCGTCTTTGTTCTTAGAATTGATTCCTATCTTTGCTTCGATTCTCGTCATGGGGATAATCGTCTCCATCTTCATTTCTCACGTTTTCCGTGTTTCTCGTGGGACCATATTCCCCATCTCCCTATGTTACATTTATATGATAATtatagtgaaaaataaaaaaagaaaacaaactacaaaatattattacaaacaTATCTTATCCAAGGTTATAAGTCCAGAAATACAACATAATAAATCATAGTCCATAAGGGGATAAGCACTGAACAAGAAATGTGGCCGGTGGCGACTGATGAGGGAGTATGCTGTTATGGCTGTGACTGTGGACACAACTATGGGGATTAAAAGTTTTGAACTTGTGTGGAGAGTTGGGACTTCGAAACGGCGCTAAGTGAAGTAGTAGGAGAGAATGGAAGACGTTCAATAAGATACAGTTAGGATTTTTAATAGGTGAAATTACTAAAAAGTtcctatattaaaaataaattaaaaatatttaaataaattcaagaattcaaaaaattattggagatgagacagaaatttttgctcagatccggTGTCTGTCTAGGAGGGATTTTAGTCTCCATTCTCATCTCcacgaaaaaaaattttcaccttcaaatcttcaTTCGGGACCGTCTTCATAGAAATTTTTGCGCTTCTAAAAATTTTGACACCCTACCCTAGCTCTTgtgtaaattaatttaagaatacaGCAGGATACACTAGTACAAAACACGAGAAAATGATAGTGTTAGACGAACTTATTATATCCGTGCAAATAAATGTATAGTAGTTAAAATATGTCAGTATTTTGTTTTTGAGCGGACTAATTAATGTCCATggtaatgaatgaatgtgatatatatataagaatgacGGTGTTTTGGACCATTTCTATAAgtttaaaacttaataaattttaataatcgaTTTCATGATTaa harbors:
- the LOC127743105 gene encoding uncharacterized protein LOC127743105, with the protein product MSQSFWYHVWRPCGTLAPLVPFVHISDSHLKLEDVWHHGHWRWDILCTMIPEKVKLDLMLFDPIKQAGDKTEDINHYFRTCQKACQIWISLNLGMTADDSSLDFVSWIRSNLNKNEFLFAAAFWWIWRDRNNDIFHQDDPWSKEKIVHLVKHAARDFSNVVINQKHIIPSSLKYNWEPPPMIVCKVNCDASVFENEQLAGFGCIIRDSMEIWIKGCSVSIPPSSVLCCELHAIWRGLVMA